gttttcatcacattgcacttaccactccaattttgcactttataattttcaaggaaataggtttttgatttagtgttggacgcttttgttccacttcccccaagcactatctctttccctttgttccctttccctttaggctctttacttgtaggcttgtttacctgaggtatgcttttcaaataacgatatacatattagtgagcatacatggtataatagttctacttcaaattatcatgcatatgttagttacctcctcattcgtaagcgacaccaaatgctttggccactgagtgaaggtaccatgagcttgagcaagtttcttaatatatttagaaggcacggggacgggagcttctttgtacgcgggctcaaaatcatcaacgctcactttcacgttatcggacgtgacgtcgttatggtgatcaaggagcaactctggacatatggtaccataggcaacaaagactttctcggagcctatgttcaggtatagatggcacgggacaggttccttattatttattttgaacaataacgcaaatacaatgtaacatgttagaaaagttcaatagaattaactagaaacaaattacttgaaaaacacaaattatcataccgtaatgtcggcaaatggatctaaacccccggaacgacaactactatgaacatttgcgtctatcctcatctagcttggtatttggacaccaagttctttagaaaatgtgataaatttctccataaccatggcatccatcttggagttcatctcttgtattgtctcatctttgacccttttggtcactcttgcttccatttcctccatctccgcatctccATACCGTCGAAAGCTACGCCGCTCTCCAGTCCCCCACACATCTTTGATGCCTactccaccaccaaatgttagtggtatcccttctttagtcttaccaagtgcacgagataagacatcatctcgtgcacttttgggaacaaattccccttcatcttgtttccttttccattcatcctacatgaaatcaaatggttttgagaaaagttcaacattacgcaaaattacgcatatgaaattagaggaatcacaacattacgcaaaattgttaaatgaacttacaatattttctttgaccttttgtgtgccctcatccggcaagtaaggatttcctttctcatctggtaccgatcttgcaagaagccataaacatgtcctactcggcaaacttgaagaaattgtagacgcagaggaaccttcagatgacgaagaaattgagggaatgtacccttttctctgccattcacttgtcatttcagcatatgatttctgtcccatatgatgaggatatatgttgaaagattgactctgtcttgctttctcacttatttcctaattttaggggggtaaaagaaattattacaacaaaataaaatttagattataccaagactttaaataagaataatttttatacctcagcttcttcggaggtacgtatcttcacaaattccttccatatatccttagttatataactatacaaatcatatggcatcttttcatcttttggccTTTTTCTTGTACCCTGGATCCAACCAGTCGTcaatcttgatttgaattccctccaacgcttatcacaactctttaagacaacttctttcttagtttcatctgtgatatgaaattctctctaaatgaaagaaaaagaaaaggaacaagaaagtcttttagcacatgaaaaagacacgtagatatgtacaactgaatttccaaaataaaaccggttacctTGACATCTTCCCACAAAGTATCTTTTATTCCTTGTGAAACATCTTCCCAGGTTCTGATCAATATTGAAACCTTTGCGCGACTTATCTCGCCAATGTGATTCTTGTAATCCGTTGCCCATTTCCCTGTGGGTCGGTCCAAGTGAtcccattcaattattcttggaaccccgggcatggattttattccttttgtagggcctcttggcttctttttttgcttttggggcACTTGATTTGGTGATTTGCTAGATGGACCTGAATTTGCGTGTTGATCTTCATCCATGCCTGACGCTACTGCAttggaaaatcatcaaaattacataccttcaaaagcaggattttaaaagaaaaataaagaactgatcagttatgtgcactgatctgcacagttctgatctgagctgtgcagatgagtgcacagaactgatcagaactgaccagttctgtgcactgatctgcacagctcagatcagaactgtgcactgatctgcacagctcagatcagaactgtgcagatcagtgcacagaactggtcagttcggatcagttctgtgcactgatctgcacagttctgatctgagctgtgcagatcagaactgtgtagattagtgcacagaactggtcagaactgatcagttctgtgcactgatctgcacagctcagatcagaactgtgcagatcagaactgtgcagatccgtgcacagaactggtcagaactgatcagttctgtgcactgatctgcacagttctgatttGAGCTGAATATGTTTTGTATAAGAGTTTTTTGTCAACATTGCCTACATATAGAAATGCATATCTGAATATGTTTTGTATAAGAGAAAAATTAGGAACCATTTTGATGCAAATATCAAGGAGGAATCGGTGTCAGCTTTTGAAAGTTCCTGATCACATTATCACATACATTATAAACAAGCCAATAGTGTACATCATACGCAGTCATCATCATTGCCACTCATAAGGACTTCACTAAGGTGAGACAAGGCAAGAGGGAGAAGGAAGGGGATGTAGGTAGCTTCAAAGCCTCCAATTTGTGTCACTCTCCTCTATAGGTAGCTTTAAAGCCTCCAtatgcacagttctgatctgagctgtgcagatcagtgcacagaactgatcagaactgaccagttctgtgcactgatctgcacagttctgatctgagctgtgcagatcagtgcacagaactggtcagttctgatcagttctgtgcactgatctgcacagttctgatctgcacagtgctgatctgagctgtgcagatcagtgcacagaactgttcagttctgatcagttctgtgcactcatctgcacagctcagatcagaactgtgcagatggatgcacagaactgatcagaactcaTTGATCTGCACAACTCTTCATTCGCGTATTTACATGCTCAATTGCACTAAAACGCCCAAGGGTTTTGCAACATTTTGGAACAGAAACCCATAAAAGACACCATCAAAATATTGCAATGTAGGGACCGTAACTTAGAAACAGTCACCCAATCTCACAAAACTCTTCTCTCAATCATGCATGCTGTCATTATTTCGATTCTAACCCAaaccatatgcatagttataactttctaagcctcgtactaatctattattccacatttaagggtaattgggtcgttatagtacatatttaggcaaaaatgacgttttcgaacccaacctttaactaaacaacttaaggaatgttttcaatcttattacatgtctcatatgcatagttataactttctaagcctcgtactaatctattattccacatttaagggtaattgggtcgttatagtacatatttaggcaaaaatgacgttttcgaaccccacttttaactaaagaacctaaggaatgttttcaatcttattacatgtctcatatgcatagttataactttctaagcctcgtactaatctattattccacattcaagggtaattgggtcgttatagtacatatttaggcaaaaatgacattttcgaacccaacttttaactaaagaacctaaggaatgttttcaatctaattacatgtctcatatgcatagttataactttctaagactcgtactaatctattattccacatttaaggctaattgggtcgttatagtacatatttaggcaaaaatgacattttcgaacccaacttttaactaatctacaaattaacttggtgaaaaaaatagttgccaaaatagtacctatctcactatttctctttttcaacataaaatccttcatcatgatctcggcgcgtataactcatgtcaacatcgtcaatcatttgagggatatgccaggaggaaggtggaatctcattaaactgctcatcatactctttttcatcatctacatcctcaacgccaagtattcttcttttgccttccagaacaattgaccaactacgatcggcagggtcaaccatgtaaaagatttgttttgcctgtgatgctaatatgaaaggatctgcaagatgcccaactcgactaaagtttacaagtgtcaggtacccatgttcatcctttttgacaccgcgactaatatcaacccacttgcaccggaatagaggaatcttaaaatacatatattccaactctaatatttcttcaatgactccatagtaagagttcgtcttatctacaagtgttctatcttttacactagcatactctaaagacaaacatattgccgtaacaccactattttgcatcgtcgttttgtcatcttgtcgcttcgtgtaaaaagaatagccattgaTGTCGTACCCCTCATAAGATATGACTTGACATTTAGGACCATATGCCAACCATCTCACCATGTCAGATACCTCATTAGGCGTGTCGAAAAAATGATCCATCACTCGACGcttgaaccatgtgaggaatgaacgattatgctcttttatcagttgaggaccattttttgaaggatattgctctctaagaaagttcatgtgctcagccacgtatggatggacttcactaagactttgcaccacaaacagctcaaccttacacatcatttcagaaccgattgatatccttttcctgccaattgtaccttgacccccaagctagtctcccatcatgtctagactttggtactccgacttctttcaaacgtgccatatattgagaaacccatgcagcaacttcccccgcgacggttcgttggacaatactagcttcaggtttggccggattcatcactctatctttcaaggtacccatttcccgttcaaagggatacatgtacctcatacaaactggcccacaaagcttaatttcacgaacaagatgaataatcaaatgaggcatcatgtcaaagaatgatggcggaaaatacttttcaaaccgacacatggtctAAAGTACATCGgcctgcaaatcatccagtattgttggattgatcaccttgctacaaattgtgttgaaaaagaaacacaatcttgtaatggtatacctcacttgtTGCGGCAATATCCCTTGAATTGCAACCGgcagcaattgttgcatcaacacgtgacaatcatgagatttcattccaactaatttcaagtcagacatggacacaagtctacgaaaatttgaagagtaaccggctgagacctttaagccatgcaaagactcacaaaagctaactttctcctttttagacaaggtgaaacaagctgggggaaggtaccagcgttttcccctttcttgaggtgccaactcggagcgacccatagcagccatatcttgtctaactttaggcccatccttcgttttcccttgcatattcaacaatgtcccaacaatggcatcacaaacatttttctcaatatgcattacatccaaacaatgcctaacttccaaatctctccaatatgggagatcccaaaagatagacctcttcttgtaaccaccacttggctgacctttataaggcttaccaaactctgtctcaatgtctttaacccgttcataaacctcacacgtacataagggggcaggagcttctctcatctccaattctccattaaaagcttccttctcttttcgaaatgagtgatcttcaggaagatacatccggtaatccatgtacacatctttcccacaaaattttaggcgcctcgagaccaaatcatcatgacaaactggacatgccttctttccctttacagaataccctgacaaatttccataagccgggaaatcatttatcgtacaaaaaatcatggcacgtaaagtgaaattggttttggtgtatgcatcaaacatcaacaccccttcatcccacaacaatttcaaatcttcaatgagtagctctagatacacatctatgtcatttccgggttgtttaggcccagagattaagagcgacaacatgatgtatctatgcttcatgcataaccaaggaggcaaattgtatatggtgagaagaaccggccaagtgctatattgggtactaagtgtcccaaatgggttcattccatccgtgcaaagaccaagcctgagattccgaacttcttccctaaagaccttgtactttcgatcaatgttcctccattgtggagaatcagcaggatgcctcattaacccatctttcttcctccctcggcatgccacctcaagagttttgcagttttctcttctgagaaaaggcgcttaaatcttggtataattggaagataccaaagcaccttagccggagaaggtttcttcttagttgatgttgcatcattctccacgatcttgtaacgggacaatccgcatcttggacactcatgcagatttgcatactgctttcgatacaacatgcaatcatttggacacgcgtgtatcttctcataatccatacccaaaggacacataagcttctgggcctcatagttagaccttggaagtttgtttccttcaggaagattaccagacgtggcctccaaaaactgtgaaaaactcttgttggtccaaccgttttccacctttaagttgaaatattcgatgacggcaccaagtacagtttgtgtagaaccaggatataacggtgttgcggaagctttgattatactatcatacatatggggacgctcaacgaaatgatggtcttccacatcatgcatcatatcatctatcctatctttctcctcttcttcctcactttgaacaccaatatcatcctcaatttcattatcatcaccattatcacaatgattatgctgactcgagctcggcatactagaacttgccccatgatctatgctctcaccatgccatgtccacatcgtgtagttacccttaaaaccgcgacgaactatgtgatcaacaatatcatcaatatcccgataccccttgaattattgcaatcacaacaaggacacagaattaaacttgattcatgttctgattgatgtttcaaggcaaccttaatgaactcttgaatcccttgtaagaaccttgtagaaaatcgtttactaccatacatccaactccgatccattttcaaccactaaagataaaacaatatgaccaaattttgtcaaaggttagaatataaactaggctattcatatcattataaatccatggcttccaacaaaacctaccataactaataacaagttcccatagtacaattcatttcacatcacaaattcacaaacccgaattttgtagcaaacccaaaacatcatttcataacctacacaaaccatctcataaacctacacaaacccaaaaattcatttcataaccttaattcaataaaacctaaatgtaataaacaaataaattcaacaaaaccaactattataataacctattacaattcatcaaaaactacaattaaaattcaacaaaacctaaatcttaaatgtgcacaattaaaattcaattaaataatatccacaatcataatatattcaatcttaaaattcaactaaaatgtacaattaaaattccaatcaaaatatccagaattataattaaaatgcacaattaaaattcaattaaaattcaattaaaattcaatcttaaatgtaaataataccCAATTAATTATTGAAGAGAGGAGAGATGTGAGAGCAACGGGACGTGCAGGGGGCGGTGGTAGTAGGGGAAGTGTGCAGGGGCGGCTGTGCCGCGGCGACACTGTGCAGGGGGTGACGGAAACAGCAGCCGCGGCGGCAGTTTGTGACAGCGACAGAGAAGAGGGAGCAGGAGGACTTCCTTGGCCGTGAGCGGCAGTGAAGCAACGACGACGGCAGTGAAGCACCGACGACGGCAGTGAACAGGGTGAAGCCGCCGGTGAAGCAGTATTGTTGTTTGTTTCGTTTGGGAGTGAAGCAGTGTTGTTGTTAATTTGTCGAGCAAAACCTAAGTCTGAAGCTTGAAAGCAATTAAGCGTGAGCGGGAAAttgagggaaaaaaaaaaacacattgcgtcgcagattagt
This Spinacia oleracea cultivar Varoflay chromosome 6, BTI_SOV_V1, whole genome shotgun sequence DNA region includes the following protein-coding sequences:
- the LOC130462422 gene encoding uncharacterized protein — translated: MPYDLYSYITKDIWKEFVKIRTSEEAEEISEKARQSQSFNIYPHHMGQKSYAEMTSEWQRKGYIPSISSSSEGSSASTISSSLPSRTCLWLLARSVPDEKGNPYLPDEGTQKVKENIDEWKRKQDEGEFVPKSARDDVLSRALGKTKEGIPLTFGGGVGIKDVWGTGERRSFRRYGDAEMEEMEARVTKRVKDETIQEMNSKMDAMVMEKFITFSKELGVQIPS